Below is a window of Mucilaginibacter sp. PAMC 26640 DNA.
AAGGTAAAGATCGTTAAAAACAAAGTAGCGCCTCCGTTCAGAATTGCTGAATTTGATATCATGTTTGGTGAAGGGATTTCCAAAGCCGGCGAAATTATCGACTTAGGTGTAGAATATAACATTATCAAAAAAGCGGGTTCATGGTTTAGCTATGGCGATACCCGCTTGGGGCAGGGCCGTGATGCAGTTAAACAACTGATACTGGATAACCCGGAACTGATGGAAGAACTGGAAGTGAAGATCAGAGCTACCGTAACCGGCGAATCGCTGGCTGAAGCTTAAGGTTTAGCTTACTGGTGATTGTTTTTCACCGCTTATATAATGACAATGCCTTCCCAATGTGGAAGGCATTGTAGTTTAAAGTATTGTGTTATTCGATATTTTGATTTTTTTATATTTGATTAGTGCATTAAAACAAATGGAAATGGAAGAGATAGCAATGAAAGCAGATCTGTTTGATAAAATAAGTCATTTAGAAGGTGAACAGCTACAGCAATTATATGGGCTGGTGCTTAACTATTTAAACGGGCAGGAAGATGAGACAGACTGGGATAAATTACCGGAGTATCAAAAGGAGAGAATAACAGAAAGCTTGAAGCAAGCGGATGAAGGTTTAGGAAGGCCGTTGGATATTGTATTGAAAGATTTAAGGCAAAAGTATGGATTAAATGATTAAAGAAATTATACTTAGCTGAAAGATGTCTTGAAAACGTAGTGATATATCTAACAAATGAGTGGGGCGTTGCTACCGCTAATGATTTTGTAGAACGAGTGGAAAAAGTGTACAAATTTCTTGCTTTATCGCCAACCATTTATCCTTTTGTCAATAAATCTACGAGAGTTCAAAGGTGCATTCTCACCAAACACAATATCTTGTACTTTATAGAATACCAAAATAGAATCATGATTGTTGATGTTTTCGTCACAAGGCAAAATCCCAAGAAACTGTCAGGGAGATTTTAAAAGATTTACTACCTCAACCTATCCGCAGACCTAACCAACTTCTCGTCACGCTGGATTGCTTTAACTGCAAAAATGATAAGGATGATACTAAGCGAGGTAAGAAACAAGCCAACACCCATGTTTTTGTATTCCAGCGTAATAGCGCCAACCACTTTTTTAACGGTTTGAGCCATCCAGAAGCTGTAACCTATCAAGATCAGTATTGCTACATAGCACAAGGTGATCTGCTGCTTACGATTTTTGTAAAGGAAGATCAAGGCCAGCGGAACCAGTGCCGCTATCACCGTAACAATAGTTAAAGCAGTAAAAACTTCTATGTGATTTTCTTGTCCGTTTACTATTTCGTAAACTCCGGTTACCGTTACATTTACCAGTTTGCCGCTCACGTAAATATTATGTGCCAGCGGGAACAGGAACAAGCCGAACATTACGATAGAGGCAAACAGGAGGTATATACTTTGTATTCGTTGTAGCATGTGTATTTTAAAAATTGATTTGCAATTTTGCTGCGCCAAATATAACAGATATCCCGCGCTTATATTTTCAACTTTTGCAACATTTTTAAGGCCTGCAAGCTCGTAACAAAACTTACCTTTGCCCTCGTGTCTGCTCAACAACGTTATTTTATTGAATTGGCTTATGATGGTACCAAATACCATGGCTGGCAGGTGCAGCAAAATGCGGTAAGCGTGCAGGAGCTAATAAACAAAGCACTATCTACTTTATTGCGCCAGGAAATTGAAACCGTAGGCTGCGGCCGGACTGATACCGGCGTACATGCTAAAGAATATTTTTTGCATTTTGCCCCCCAGCCCCCTGAAGGGGGAGCTGAAGATGCATTGCAAAAGTTCCCCCTTCAGGGGGTTAGGGGGCTCAACGCGCTGCTGCCGCATGATATCGCCATCAAACAAATCATTCCTGTTCATCCGGATGCCCACGCGCGTTTTGATGCTACGCTGCGTTCCTATGAATACCATATCCATTTTGATAAGAACCCATTTTTAAACGGGTACTCCTGGTTGCTGCGCGACAGGCCAGACCTGGATAGGATGAACCGGGCGGCGGCAATCGTCATGGAATATACAGATTTTAGCTGTTTCAGTAAATCAAATACCCAGGTTAAAACCAATAATTGTAAAATTGTAAATGCGGTTTGGGAACAAACCGAAAATGGCATTGTATTTAAAATTTCAGCCGATCGTTTTTTGAGAAATATGGTACGCGCAATTGTGGGTACATTATTAATGGTTGGCAAAGGCGATATGCAACCGGAAGACATCCGGAAGATTATAGAAAGTAAAAGCCGAAGCAATGCAGGCATGAGCGTACCGGCCTGCGGCTTGTATTTAACGGAAGTAAAATATCCGTATATGCCCCCAAGCCCCCTGAAGGGTAGGTAAAATTGAAAATTAAATGGCAAAGGATTCAAAAATCGATATAGCAAAAACTCCCACTTCTGGGAGCAAGGCCGCCCCGGCTGCAGGGGCAATTACCGGCAAAGCCTTTGATTGGCATTTGTTGAAACGCATTATGCACTACGTTAAACCATATACATCGGTTTTTGTGGTTGCAGCATTCCTGACTATTTTTTTGGCGGTAATTGCTTTGGCGCAGCCTATCCTCATCCAATTAACCCTGGATAAATACATCCTTGCAAACGATTATAATGGGCTGCTATTTATGGTTGAACTGATGATTGGCCAGCTGATC
It encodes the following:
- a CDS encoding tRNA pseudouridine(38,39,40) synthase TruA, which encodes MSAQQRYFIELAYDGTKYHGWQVQQNAVSVQELINKALSTLLRQEIETVGCGRTDTGVHAKEYFLHFAPQPPEGGAEDALQKFPLQGVRGLNALLPHDIAIKQIIPVHPDAHARFDATLRSYEYHIHFDKNPFLNGYSWLLRDRPDLDRMNRAAAIVMEYTDFSCFSKSNTQVKTNNCKIVNAVWEQTENGIVFKISADRFLRNMVRAIVGTLLMVGKGDMQPEDIRKIIESKSRSNAGMSVPACGLYLTEVKYPYMPPSPLKGR